The following coding sequences are from one Hymenobacter sp. DG25A window:
- the lpxA gene encoding acyl-ACP--UDP-N-acetylglucosamine O-acyltransferase yields the protein MNQPLAYIHPEAKIAQNVVVEPFTTIDKDVEIGEGTWIGPNVTIMAGARIGKNCKIFPGAVISAIPQDLKFAGERTTAHIGDNTVIRECVTVNRGTTDRLKTIVGANCLLMAYVHIAHDCIIGDHCILANTVQVAGHVEIGEYAIIGGSSAVHQFVRVGQHAMVSGGSLVRKDVPPFVKVGREPLTYSGINSIGLRRRGFSDLQISEIQQFYRLLFLSGLNNNDALEKIELELAPSPERDEVVNFIRNSGRGVIKGYTRGSSSAD from the coding sequence ATGAACCAGCCGCTCGCCTATATTCACCCCGAAGCGAAAATTGCCCAGAACGTGGTAGTGGAGCCCTTCACTACTATCGATAAGGACGTTGAAATCGGGGAAGGCACCTGGATTGGGCCCAACGTTACTATTATGGCCGGGGCCCGCATTGGCAAGAACTGCAAGATTTTCCCGGGCGCGGTTATCTCCGCCATTCCCCAGGATTTGAAGTTTGCCGGCGAAAGAACCACCGCCCACATCGGCGACAATACCGTGATTCGGGAGTGCGTGACGGTGAACCGCGGCACTACCGACCGGCTGAAGACTATTGTAGGCGCCAACTGCCTGCTTATGGCCTACGTGCACATTGCCCACGACTGTATTATTGGCGACCACTGCATTCTGGCCAACACGGTGCAGGTGGCCGGGCACGTAGAGATTGGTGAATACGCCATAATTGGCGGCTCATCGGCGGTGCACCAGTTTGTGCGCGTGGGGCAGCATGCTATGGTATCGGGGGGCTCTTTGGTGCGGAAAGACGTACCGCCCTTCGTGAAAGTAGGCCGTGAGCCGCTCACGTACAGCGGCATCAACTCCATTGGGCTGCGGCGCCGGGGCTTCTCGGATCTGCAGATCAGCGAGATTCAGCAGTTCTACCGTTTGCTCTTCCTGAGCGGGCTGAACAACAACGATGCGCTGGAGAAGATTGAACTGGAGCTGGCCCCCTCGCCGGAGCGGGATGAGGTAGTGAACTTCATTCGCAACTCGGGCCGCGGAGTTATCAAAGGCTATACGCGCGGCAGCTCCAGTGCAGATTGA
- a CDS encoding bifunctional UDP-3-O-[3-hydroxymyristoyl] N-acetylglucosamine deacetylase/3-hydroxyacyl-ACP dehydratase, producing the protein MNDKQHTIKAPVTVSGIGLHTGVVATMTFCPAPINHGYKFQRIDLPGQPIVDADVDNVVDLSRGTTIEQNGARVNTVEHTLAALVGLQIDNVLIQLDGPEPPIMDGSSYEFIKPLQEVGLEEQNALRNYFEIPDEIRFVDNARAVEIAGLPLNTYRVTVMVDYNSPVLGSQHASLTDISQFASEIASSRTFCFLHELEALYKQNLIKGGDLSNAIVVVDRVVSEDELSDLATMLGKPKVAVKKEGILNNVDLRHKNEPARHKLLDLIGDLALVGRPLKGQILAARPGHAANVAFAKKIKKKMQEADSSPVPSYDPSRPPVMDINKIAATLPHRYPFLLIDKIIHLDASTVTSVKNVTMNEPFFQGHFPGNPVMPGVLQIEAMAQTGGILVLNTVTDPENYWTYFLGIENCRFRKKVLPGDTILFKCELLAPIKRGIAKMKGQAFVNGKVVMEAEMSAAIVRKDA; encoded by the coding sequence ATGAACGATAAGCAACACACCATCAAAGCCCCTGTAACGGTAAGCGGCATTGGCCTGCACACCGGCGTAGTGGCCACCATGACCTTCTGCCCGGCCCCTATCAACCACGGGTATAAGTTTCAGCGTATCGATTTGCCCGGCCAGCCCATTGTGGATGCCGACGTAGATAACGTGGTAGACCTCTCCCGGGGCACTACCATTGAGCAGAATGGTGCCCGCGTGAATACCGTGGAGCACACGCTGGCTGCGCTGGTGGGTTTGCAGATTGATAACGTGCTGATTCAACTGGACGGCCCCGAGCCGCCCATCATGGATGGTTCCAGCTACGAGTTCATCAAGCCCCTGCAGGAAGTGGGCCTGGAAGAGCAGAACGCGCTGCGCAACTACTTCGAGATTCCCGATGAAATCCGGTTCGTGGACAACGCCCGCGCCGTGGAAATTGCCGGTCTGCCCCTGAACACGTACCGCGTCACGGTAATGGTAGACTACAACTCGCCGGTGCTGGGCTCGCAGCACGCTTCCCTGACGGATATTTCCCAGTTCGCCTCGGAAATTGCCTCCTCCCGCACCTTCTGCTTCCTGCACGAGTTGGAAGCTCTCTACAAGCAGAACCTCATCAAAGGCGGCGACCTGAGCAATGCCATTGTGGTGGTAGACCGGGTAGTAAGCGAAGATGAGCTGAGCGACCTGGCTACCATGCTGGGCAAGCCCAAAGTGGCCGTGAAGAAGGAAGGCATTCTGAACAACGTGGACCTGCGCCACAAAAACGAGCCCGCCCGCCACAAGCTCCTCGACCTGATTGGCGACCTGGCGCTGGTAGGCCGCCCGCTGAAAGGCCAGATTCTGGCGGCCCGCCCTGGGCACGCGGCCAACGTAGCCTTCGCCAAGAAGATCAAGAAGAAAATGCAGGAGGCTGATTCCTCACCGGTGCCGAGCTACGACCCCTCGCGCCCGCCCGTGATGGATATCAACAAGATTGCCGCCACCCTGCCCCACCGCTACCCTTTCCTGCTCATCGACAAGATTATTCACCTCGATGCCTCTACAGTAACAAGCGTGAAAAACGTGACGATGAACGAGCCCTTCTTCCAGGGCCACTTCCCCGGCAACCCCGTGATGCCCGGCGTGCTGCAGATTGAGGCCATGGCCCAGACCGGCGGCATTCTGGTGCTAAACACTGTAACCGACCCCGAGAACTACTGGACCTATTTCCTGGGCATCGAAAACTGCCGCTTCCGCAAGAAAGTATTGCCCGGCGATACCATCCTTTTCAAGTGTGAGCTGTTAGCTCCCATTAAGCGTGGTATTGCCAAAATGAAAGGCCAAGCCTTTGTGAATGGCAAGGTGGTCATGGAAGCCGAAATGAGTGCGGCCATCGTCCGCAAAGACGCTTAA
- a CDS encoding DUF4197 domain-containing protein: MKKIHYSLLLALFLGINVAASAQIRLSDLGRILGSASKVKTKTKTTTTQTSGGSVTQTEAAKGLQEALVQGISKGADQASQTDGFYLNRLIRIPFPPDAQRVANTMRRIGLGAEVDKFELSLNRGAEDAAKSAKPIFISAIKSLTFKDVWGILTGQKDAATQYLKRTTSEQLTTAFQPIIQQSLDKVSATRYYTDLTTRYNQIPFVKPVNTDLNQYATGKAIDGLFTLIAQEEANIRENPVARTTELLKRVFGRK, encoded by the coding sequence ATGAAAAAGATTCACTATTCACTGCTGCTGGCCCTTTTTTTAGGGATAAATGTAGCGGCATCCGCTCAAATAAGGCTGTCCGATCTGGGCCGTATACTGGGTTCGGCGTCGAAAGTTAAAACCAAGACTAAAACCACCACCACCCAGACCAGCGGCGGCAGCGTTACGCAGACGGAGGCCGCCAAAGGCCTGCAGGAAGCCCTGGTGCAGGGCATCAGCAAAGGAGCCGATCAGGCCTCGCAGACGGATGGCTTCTACCTGAATCGCCTGATCCGCATTCCTTTCCCTCCCGATGCCCAGCGCGTGGCCAACACCATGCGGCGTATTGGCCTGGGAGCGGAGGTTGATAAATTTGAGCTGTCCCTGAACCGGGGCGCGGAAGACGCAGCCAAAAGCGCGAAGCCTATCTTTATTTCAGCAATCAAAAGCCTCACATTTAAAGATGTGTGGGGCATTCTGACGGGCCAGAAAGACGCGGCTACCCAGTACCTGAAGCGCACTACCTCCGAACAGCTGACCACGGCTTTTCAGCCCATCATTCAGCAATCCTTAGACAAAGTAAGCGCCACCCGGTACTACACCGACCTGACCACGCGCTACAACCAGATTCCCTTTGTGAAGCCCGTGAATACGGACCTGAACCAATACGCCACGGGCAAAGCCATTGATGGCCTGTTCACGCTTATTGCGCAGGAAGAAGCCAACATCCGGGAAAACCCCGTGGCCCGCACCACGGAGCTGCTGAAGCGCGTATTTGGCCGCAAATAG
- a CDS encoding ABC transporter ATP-binding protein, with translation MQIEAIGLGKRFHREWIFRGLTHRFAPGTATAILGPNGAGKSTLLNTLSGQLLSSEGTLTYSYLGRNVPVEEIPPFLAYCAPYLELIEELTLTELLHFHTRFKPLRPGISTDQLIELMYLEKSRHKLVRDFSSGMKQRLKLALALYSHAPLLLLDEPTTNLDRTGVAWYQEHVAATLAGRLVLVSSNVPEEYAFCTEQLLITDFGAQAAR, from the coding sequence GTGCAGATTGAGGCCATTGGGCTGGGTAAGCGCTTCCACCGGGAGTGGATTTTCCGGGGCCTGACGCACCGTTTTGCGCCTGGCACGGCCACGGCTATTCTGGGCCCCAACGGCGCCGGCAAGAGCACCCTGCTCAACACGCTTTCCGGGCAACTGCTTTCCTCCGAAGGCACGCTCACCTATTCCTACCTGGGCCGCAACGTACCAGTGGAGGAAATACCGCCCTTTCTGGCGTATTGCGCGCCTTACCTGGAGTTGATTGAGGAGCTGACCCTAACCGAGCTGCTGCACTTTCACACCCGCTTTAAGCCCCTGCGCCCCGGCATCAGCACCGACCAATTAATTGAGCTGATGTACCTGGAAAAATCCCGCCACAAGCTGGTGCGCGACTTTTCCTCCGGCATGAAGCAGCGCCTCAAGCTGGCCCTGGCCCTGTACAGCCACGCCCCGCTCCTGCTGCTGGACGAGCCCACCACCAACCTGGACCGCACCGGCGTAGCCTGGTATCAGGAGCACGTGGCCGCCACCCTGGCCGGCCGGCTGGTGCTGGTGAGCTCCAATGTGCCGGAAGAATATGCCTTCTGCACCGAGCAGCTGCTGATTACGGACTTCGGCGCCCAAGCGGCGCGCTAG
- the lpxD gene encoding UDP-3-O-(3-hydroxymyristoyl)glucosamine N-acyltransferase → MEFTVGQVAEVLRGDVEGDAALRIDRLAKIEEGREGSLTFLSNPKYEPQLYTTGASAVIVSRTLELRHPVAATLIRVDDPYTSFTTLLEFYQQASRTGRRGVEEPAFMGPNSTIGENHYRGAFSYIGHDCEIGPDVVIFPHVYIGDRVKIGAGTILYAGAKIYSETVIGARCTVHAGAVIGSDGFGFAPQPDGSYRTIPQIGNVVLEDNVSIGANATIDCATMGSTIIREGSKVDNLVQIAHNVEIGRHTVVASQTGISGSTKIGDFCVLAGQAGLAGHLTLANRTTVTAQSGVGKSIKEEGVFLQGSPAFNLRDSLRANAIFRRLPDLERRLDVLERQQTAPEKS, encoded by the coding sequence ATGGAATTCACGGTAGGCCAAGTAGCAGAGGTGCTGCGGGGCGACGTCGAAGGTGACGCCGCACTCCGCATTGATCGGCTGGCAAAAATTGAAGAAGGCCGGGAAGGCTCCCTTACCTTTCTGTCAAACCCCAAATACGAACCCCAGCTCTACACCACCGGAGCTTCGGCCGTCATTGTGAGTCGTACGCTGGAGCTGCGGCACCCCGTGGCCGCCACGCTTATCCGCGTAGACGACCCGTATACCAGCTTTACCACTCTGCTGGAGTTCTACCAGCAGGCTTCGCGCACTGGCCGCCGGGGCGTGGAGGAGCCCGCCTTCATGGGTCCCAACTCCACCATCGGCGAGAACCATTACCGCGGCGCCTTCTCTTACATCGGGCATGACTGCGAGATTGGGCCCGACGTGGTCATCTTCCCCCACGTCTACATCGGCGACCGGGTGAAAATTGGGGCGGGCACCATTCTGTATGCCGGGGCCAAGATTTACTCTGAAACCGTTATTGGTGCCCGCTGCACCGTGCATGCCGGCGCCGTTATTGGCTCCGATGGATTTGGTTTCGCCCCCCAGCCCGATGGCTCCTACCGCACCATTCCGCAGATTGGTAATGTAGTGCTGGAAGACAACGTCAGCATTGGCGCCAACGCTACCATTGACTGCGCCACCATGGGCTCTACCATCATCCGGGAGGGCAGCAAAGTAGATAACCTGGTGCAGATAGCCCACAACGTGGAAATTGGCCGCCACACAGTGGTAGCCTCGCAAACGGGTATTTCCGGTTCCACTAAAATTGGTGATTTCTGCGTGCTGGCCGGCCAGGCCGGGCTGGCCGGGCACCTTACCCTGGCCAACCGCACTACGGTGACGGCGCAGTCGGGCGTGGGCAAGTCTATTAAGGAAGAAGGCGTGTTTCTGCAGGGCTCACCAGCCTTCAATCTGCGCGATAGTCTGCGGGCAAACGCCATTTTCCGCCGCCTGCCCGATCTGGAGCGGCGGCTGGATGTGCTGGAACGGCAGCAAACAGCACCGGAAAAGTCCTAG